The following is a genomic window from Candidatus Latescibacter sp..
TTTCCTAAACACGCATGTATTTAAATCTTTACAATTGGTGTACCCCTGCTTTACACATGAAATCGGCTCTATCGGCCCGTCGATAAATTCCAGTACTTCTCCAATGGTTATCTTGGACGGCGCTCTGGATAACAAATAACCTCCGATATTGCCGCGCCTGCTTTCGACAAAACCGCCTTTCTTCAAATCCAAGAGAACCTGTTCCAAAAACTTTATGGGCGCATCGATACGTTTAGCCATATCGTGGCTGGTCACTAATTCCTTGTCATAATGGAGCGCTAAATCCAGAACTGCTTTTAACGCATAATCCCCTTTATAGGTAATTCTCATCTTTCCCCCAAATTCTATAATTCCTATTTACATAGTAGAGTATACGCAATAAAAAAAAATTGTCAAGGTATTTTTTTAAATATTTTTTACGCTTTAGGGGCAATACAGTTCATTTAACCACGAAAATCACGAAAAACACGAAATTTGCTTTTTGATAAAATCATTTTTTGTGCCTTTCGTGTGGTTCGTGGTTTAAAAATCTTGTACTTTTTCGTTAAAGTGAACTGTGTTGGCTTTAGGGGGGAATAAAATTAGGAAGCGCCTCCGCCGGGCTTTTCGGTATTTTGAAAGCCTTCTTACTTCTCCACGTCGACCTGTTCCGCCGGCGGATAAAGCTCCTCGATCTTCCGCACCACATCATCCGGAATTACAATTTCGGCGGCTTTGAGGTTATCCTCCACCTGGCTTACCCTGGTTGCGCCGGTGATGACGCTGGTGACCGCCGGGTTACAAAGACACCAGGCGATGGCAAGCTGCGCCGCGGTGATTCCCATTCCGGAAGCCAGCTTTGAAAGCTCCTGCCCTCTTCGCTTGTTCTCTTCAGACCAGTAGAGCTTATTGATCACCGCGTTCGTTTCCACATCGGCGGCGCGGGTACCGCTGGGCGCCTCCTCGCCCGGTTTGTATTTGCCGGTAAGCATGCCGTGGGCCAGGGAAGAGAACACAACGTTTCCGATACCTTCGGCCTGGGTTGCGGGGAAGATGTTGCGTTCGGGATAC
Proteins encoded in this region:
- a CDS encoding Rrf2 family transcriptional regulator; this translates as MRITYKGDYALKAVLDLALHYDKELVTSHDMAKRIDAPIKFLEQVLLDLKKGGFVESRRGNIGGYLLSRAPSKITIGEVLEFIDGPIEPISCVKQGYTNCKDLNTCVFRKIWNDVSRATSQIIDTITFDELISQVNIAHQVHEYTI